The Amblyraja radiata isolate CabotCenter1 chromosome 5, sAmbRad1.1.pri, whole genome shotgun sequence genome includes the window CAGATCAAGAGATCCAGTTTggctgggaaatccatgaatgaaCGTTTGTGTTCAGTGGAAGGCCATGCCACGGAACAGGCTGATCAAAGTAATAGTTTTGATGAATCATTTTATCCAGCCGATGGTGATGACACCTGTGTTTCAAAACTCGATGGAGCAGAAGCTGAAGAACTCTGCTGTGAGAACTGCTGCAAGTGTTGTCAAGGGTACGATATTTGGAAAAATCCATTGTATGCTGATAATATTACAGAAGTGAACTCCAGAAATGGCAAATACACTCACTCTTCTCATTCAAGCACATTACCATGCCGACGTGTAACGTACAAAAGCGAATCTGTTGAAAGCATGCAAACAGCATCAAGTGAAGAATATACACATATTGTACATCAGATAAAAAGCCATTCAGAGTCTGTGGAAAATAGGGACGAGGGAGCAGAATATTGTTCCCTGAGTCACTGTAGTAGCCAAAGTGGTGGCTATACATCTAGTTCTAAAAGTGTAGGATATCATGAGAGTAAAACATCTTTTTCTAGGAGTCAAAGTGCCATTGCTTATCAATTTTCATCACATGGCTCTTCAAACAACAGTCATCAAAACCTACATGATGGAGATCTTTCCTGTGTTTCCAAATGCAATTCCATCGGTTCCTCAAAGGGAAAGGTTGCAGTAAAATCAACAGACATGGCAGAAAATGACAGGCTTGCTGCTTCGTACACCGGTTTTGCAGATTCAAAagttgatttaaaagatgctaaCATTAAAGCAACTGATGATGAACAAGCAAGTAACATTATTGCATCTCGTCATTGTGCAAAATGCAAGAAACAAATTAAACTGGAGGATGATTCCAAAGCAAGTTCTCAAAATGGATCTGCAAATGGGTCAAAATGTTCAACTAATGATTGGAAAGAATCAGCTGCATTGAACCAATTGCACTCAAGCATTAAATCAAACTCTCCTACCCAAATTACTGGTAAAATAAATGACACAAGTGATACTGGGGGTACCGATGAAGGCAAAGCATATTCACTTGAATCCAGTTGCTCCATTCACAGTGATAAAATGTCAGCTCAGGAAATATATGAGGACAATAGACCGGCAAATAACATTTCATTATCTTCAGCAAAATCCAAAACTGGTAGTCATATTAAGATAGATTTAAATGAATTGGAAAGACATTGTACTCCTAAAATCCATGGCAAAAATTATGATATTCATGGAAGACCAATAAGCAACACAACCGACGCATCTTCTAAAAAGAACAAAAAACAATCAACAAATAAGCAGGCAGAAGATGATTCAATTCCTTCTCGTTCAACTAACTCCTTAGGATCATTGACTGACGGTAAAGATGATAATGTTTCATGTTCAGACTTAAATGGAAAAAATAGAGTGAAACTAAAATCTCAGTCAGCTACTTCCACCCATTATGAACAATCAGCAGCAAGCCAATGTGCAAAACATATTGTGACAAATTTCAATGACAAAAGTCGAATATCCTCTGAATTGTTAAATGATAGCCTTTCTGACAGCTTAAGTAGAAGTGAAAGTGCCATTTCAGAGGATGATGGGAGTTCTTCCACATGTGTACCTGACAATACTGAACCAAATTTAAAAGCTGCTGAAAATGTAAAAACAAGCAATGAGGATAAAACACTCTCTTCAACATCGGAGTTACAAAATGAAGTCAGTATAGGAATGGAGCAAGTAAGAAGCCAAACAGCTAGCAGGATTTGTAGTGGTATTTCTAAAGCATCTGCTGTCAAGGCTGATGAAAGTCAAGAAATGCAGCAAGTTGAAAGCAAACCAGAAAACAATGATATTTCAATACCTCCAACTATAGCAAAGGTAGATCTTTTGTCTTGTAAGACAAATGAAAAAGCAGCAATTGAAATAAACACAGTGGCAGAAAATGTTTCTGTTCAGAGCATGCCTCAGTCTTTGGAGCAAAGAGGAAAGGGTGGTGGTAAAAGGActccacattcacacacagaacCAGGTCAGAAATCTAAAAGGAGCTTGACTCCTAATAAAGTAACAGATAAAACACTTACTGAATTTAAGCCACCCACACCAGGAGCTGAATCGAATTTAATTGAAGGAAGCACCAGTCAAAAATCTCAGAAAGAAAACAGCATTAAAAGTGATAATGACAAGAAGAGTGAAAAAGTCAGTAGCAAAGAAAAAAATAAGCATAATAATaatgtaaaacaaaataaaataaaaaaatctaaTCATCCTGTTGCAGTTGCATGTGGAAAGAATTATCTTATACCCGGTGTATTGCCAAATCCATCTCTTGAAGAGGCTGTTCATGAATGGTTGAAGAATATTCCATCAGAGAACATGCTCATCAAATATGACAGCATTGAGGAGTTCCAAGGTAAGTGTGAAAAATCAGCAGCAGGTGTGACAGAAGGAGAAAAAACTGAAGAGTGTACAAAAACATTTGAAGAGAAACCACATGAAGTGGAATCTACTGCAACCAATCTTGATTTTAAAGAGCAAAACAATTTTGAGTTGGAAACATTGGAATGCAGCAATAGTTCAAAAGCAGAAGATGAAATTTCAGCCCAGCCTAATGTCAAAGCGGCAGATATACTGCAATCTAAGCCAATTAGTTCTTGCTGTTCCACAATGAAGCAAAGTCTACGAGATGACATTTTACCAAGCAACGTGCATTCCCCTGTTGAGGTTATAAAAGTTTTTCTTTCTTCTAGGCAGAGAGTAAAAATGGACAGGTCAAATAGTGTGCCCGATTTAAATATTGCACATGAGAGAAACCTAAGCCATTTAGCCAAGGCCCTGTTGACATGTCTTGCCAGTCTGCAGTTTTTTGATAAAGAATCTTCTGATTCTGCGAGCAAGTTCAACAATGTTGAGAATTCTGCACAGAAAGAGCTTTTAAGTATTTTAAAGTCACTCTGGTATACTGACATTGCTAAAGAAGGTGAAGGAGAGCTCTCCCAAAGTGTTGTTAAAAATTCCAAAACTTTTAAAGGCCATAATTCAGCTGATGATAACATAACGCCGGTCTCCTCTTCTGGAGTGGATGTCAACAGTGGATCTGGAGGTTCAGGAGATGGTAGTGTGAGTGGGGGAAAGGATGTCTCTCCAGCAGCAGAGAGAAACAAAAGTGACTTAAAAACAAAAACCTGTACCAGCAAGACAGATGAGATATCAAAGCAAAATCAACCTTCTATAATGACAAACTCATTTGAAGAGTGCTCTAAAATATATACTGAACAAAATGAGAAATATGAAAAAAACTCAATATCGTCCATAGAGTCTGCAGTGACAAATGCTTCACAGAGGAAGGCAAAGGTAAGAAGCTGCAGAAATGCAGAGCACAAGTCAAAAGATAGTAATAACTTTGAAAAACGGTCTCTTTCAAGAAACTCAAAATTATCGCAGTCAGATATTACCTCATCCAGTTCAGTTACCCAAGACATAGCTTGCCATGTCCGATGGAACAGCGAGGAGCAAAGTAATGATAAGCATTTTGTCAAAAATGCAGACAACGTAGGGAATGGCACACAGGACGCAACTCACAACTTACAGGAACAGCATGCTCCAGGAGCAGAAGGAATGAGGCCATCTGCTAAGAACAGCATTAATATGGAAGACATGGTTCATCATAACAAGGCAAAAGATTATAAAGAGGGAGTCAGTACAAGCAAGCCTGAAGAAATTGACGAAACAACAAAAACATTTGATAATATCAATGGAATAAAAGTATCAGAGGAAATAGCAAGTGCTAATACAGCACAAGAGGTCATGGCTAAGGTAAAGGCTGTGCCAATAGAAAGGAAATTAGCTGATCCTGATCCAGCTTGGTTACTCAAACTGCTGATAAAACTGGAAAAGCAATTTATTACACATTATGTGGACGCAATGAATGATTTTAAAATTAGATGGAATTTAGAACCCGATGGACGATTAGATCAGATGATTGAGGAATTAAGAGATGACGTCAGTCGAAGAATGCAAGGAAGCATTGAAAGAGAGTTTAGAAAAGTCCAAGGTAGGGCAGGTAAGAAGAAGCCGTCACCTCCACAGGAACCACAGAGATGCGAGTCATCCGGGCAAACAGAACAGAGACGGAGACGGCTAAAAGCCATgtataaaatggaaacattttctcCATCTTCTAAAGAATCTGATCATGAGTACAGCGCAAATgatttttcatctctggcatgtGATGAGAATCTGAGTTCCCATCTGAAGGGAGGTGACAAAGTTGATGCTCAAGATCAGCTTGAAAAAGTATGTCCTTGTGATTACAGCACAGGTAAATACAAGTCTCCAAACCTTGCAGCAAATCAAAAGCAAACCAAAACTTTGGTCAAAAACTTTGATTTGAAAGAAATCCTTAGAATGAAAATGAATAGACCTAATGAGCAAATAACAAAACAGATTAGCACAGATGGGGCCGAGGAATTATTGAACAAGGAAATTAAGAAAAGTGGTTGTAATGAGAATGAAGCGTTGGAATCTGGTTATATTAACAATGAAGTCGGTCAGAATTTAGGGGATATTAAAGAAGTAGATAtatgcaatgatgatcaaggaaataaaAGTGAAGTTGGAGAATTagcaaaaataaaatcaattgaTGGCCAAAAGACCAATGAAGATCAAGGTGATCTGGTTTATAAAGATGAAAGTCTGCATCAAAATGACAAAGCAAATCCCCAGTGTGCTGAGTGCAAAGCAGGTGACAGTGAACATAATAACGAAGAAGCCAGCACTATAACTATGAAATGCAA containing:
- the rp1l1 gene encoding retinitis pigmentosa 1-like 1 protein isoform X2, producing MNEDVRGPSEKLPGVPRRSRTESNNDSADTKKNDNFGLETKKSIIHPRTPSRSSRFSLSSDKLFPNTLNMSSNNNGQTSFVDQPRENNSELIDSMIDDNIEKRVKVNKDGSLSVEMKVRFRLLNRETLQWSTQIKRSSLAGKSMNERLCSVEGHATEQADQSNSFDESFYPADGDDTCVSKLDGAEAEELCCENCCKCCQGYDIWKNPLYADNITEVNSRNGKYTHSSHSSTLPCRRVTYKSESVESMQTASSEEYTHIVHQIKSHSESVENRDEGAEYCSLSHCSSQSGGYTSSSKSVGYHESKTSFSRSQSAIAYQFSSHGSSNNSHQNLHDGDLSCVSKCNSIGSSKGKVAVKSTDMAENDRLAASYTGFADSKVDLKDANIKATDDEQASNIIASRHCAKCKKQIKLEDDSKASSQNGSANGSKCSTNDWKESAALNQLHSSIKSNSPTQITGKINDTSDTGGTDEGKAYSLESSCSIHSDKMSAQEIYEDNRPANNISLSSAKSKTGSHIKIDLNELERHCTPKIHGKNYDIHGRPISNTTDASSKKNKKQSTNKQAEDDSIPSRSTNSLGSLTDGKDDNVSCSDLNGKNRVKLKSQSATSTHYEQSAASQCAKHIVTNFNDKSRISSELLNDSLSDSLSRSESAISEDDGSSSTCVPDNTEPNLKAAENVKTSNEDKTLSSTSELQNEVSIGMEQVRSQTASRICSGISKASAVKADESQEMQQVESKPENNDISIPPTIAKVDLLSCKTNEKAAIEINTVAENVSVQSMPQSLEQRGKGGGKRTPHSHTEPGQKSKRSLTPNKVTDKTLTEFKPPTPGAESNLIEGSTSQKSQKENSIKSDNDKKSEKVSSKEKNKHNNNVKQNKIKKSNHPVAVACGKNYLIPGVLPNPSLEEAVHEWLKNIPSENMLIKYDSIEEFQGKCEKSAAGVTEGEKTEECTKTFEEKPHEVESTATNLDFKEQNNFELETLECSNSSKAEDEISAQPNVKAADILQSKPISSCCSTMKQSLRDDILPSNVHSPVEVIKVFLSSRQRVKMDRSNSVPDLNIAHERNLSHLAKALLTCLASLQFFDKESSDSASKFNNVENSAQKELLSILKSLWYTDIAKEGEGELSQSVVKNSKTFKGHNSADDNITPVSSSGVDVNSGSGGSGDGSVSGGKDVSPAAERNKSDLKTKTCTSKTDEISKQNQPSIMTNSFEECSKIYTEQNEKYEKNSISSIESAVTNASQRKAKVRSCRNAEHKSKDSNNFEKRSLSRNSKLSQSDITSSSSVTQDIACHVRWNSEEQSNDKHFVKNADNVGNGTQDATHNLQEQHAPGAEGMRPSAKNSINMEDMVHHNKAKDYKEGVSTSKPEEIDETTKTFDNINGIKVSEEIASANTAQEVMAKVKAVPIERKLADPDPAWLLKLLIKLEKQFITHYVDAMNDFKIRWNLEPDGRLDQMIEELRDDVSRRMQGSIEREFRKVQGRAGKKKPSPPQEPQRCESSGQTEQRRRRLKAMYKMETFSPSSKESDHEYSANDFSSLACDENLSSHLKGGDKVDAQDQLEKVCPCDYSTGKYKSPNLAANQKQTKTLVKNFDLKEILRMKMNRPNEQITKQISTDGAEELLNKEIKKSGCNENEALESGYINNEVGQNLGDIKEVDICNDDQGNKSEVGELAKIKSIDGQKTNEDQGDLVYKDESLHQNDKANPQCAECKAGDSEHNNEEASTITMKCKEQNEEDDLISNDTDLETRNDSKLESPNSYSPKMSENNVSETVENNVRDDEVQNLDNNVSEEHVKSDVIKNFHKEVLDMNGALATSGNVINCPQHSGEGALEDSTEENTADNIQGSAKEATSSSSNSAGNKSSQMYPGSTSDEDRKSIGTSAEVSEDEKETRHNSATDPEHKVSMRNQSKKPSCNEFNEDDLDF
- the rp1l1 gene encoding retinitis pigmentosa 1-like 1 protein isoform X1 produces the protein MNQASLGYSSIVYPHNSEQRLPSVSKATNLTEVTPAKKITFYKSGDPLFTGVRMAINKRTFKTFDALLDDLTKKVSLPFGVRTVTTPHGVHNINTLEQLEDGGMYVCSDKKHVKPINLNTVGRKLTARQGNNTTNTHQNIAKRARQEDGQVHRVHAAHKKITLIKNGNVGIQYSIVLHKGNIHSFRSFLEDISELMQYNVTKLYTMDGRSIGTLQALLQSPNVLVCVGSEGFKPIMNEDVRGPSEKLPGVPRRSRTESNNDSADTKKNDNFGLETKKSIIHPRTPSRSSRFSLSSDKLFPNTLNMSSNNNGQTSFVDQPRENNSELIDSMIDDNIEKRVKVNKDGSLSVEMKVRFRLLNRETLQWSTQIKRSSLAGKSMNERLCSVEGHATEQADQSNSFDESFYPADGDDTCVSKLDGAEAEELCCENCCKCCQGYDIWKNPLYADNITEVNSRNGKYTHSSHSSTLPCRRVTYKSESVESMQTASSEEYTHIVHQIKSHSESVENRDEGAEYCSLSHCSSQSGGYTSSSKSVGYHESKTSFSRSQSAIAYQFSSHGSSNNSHQNLHDGDLSCVSKCNSIGSSKGKVAVKSTDMAENDRLAASYTGFADSKVDLKDANIKATDDEQASNIIASRHCAKCKKQIKLEDDSKASSQNGSANGSKCSTNDWKESAALNQLHSSIKSNSPTQITGKINDTSDTGGTDEGKAYSLESSCSIHSDKMSAQEIYEDNRPANNISLSSAKSKTGSHIKIDLNELERHCTPKIHGKNYDIHGRPISNTTDASSKKNKKQSTNKQAEDDSIPSRSTNSLGSLTDGKDDNVSCSDLNGKNRVKLKSQSATSTHYEQSAASQCAKHIVTNFNDKSRISSELLNDSLSDSLSRSESAISEDDGSSSTCVPDNTEPNLKAAENVKTSNEDKTLSSTSELQNEVSIGMEQVRSQTASRICSGISKASAVKADESQEMQQVESKPENNDISIPPTIAKVDLLSCKTNEKAAIEINTVAENVSVQSMPQSLEQRGKGGGKRTPHSHTEPGQKSKRSLTPNKVTDKTLTEFKPPTPGAESNLIEGSTSQKSQKENSIKSDNDKKSEKVSSKEKNKHNNNVKQNKIKKSNHPVAVACGKNYLIPGVLPNPSLEEAVHEWLKNIPSENMLIKYDSIEEFQGKCEKSAAGVTEGEKTEECTKTFEEKPHEVESTATNLDFKEQNNFELETLECSNSSKAEDEISAQPNVKAADILQSKPISSCCSTMKQSLRDDILPSNVHSPVEVIKVFLSSRQRVKMDRSNSVPDLNIAHERNLSHLAKALLTCLASLQFFDKESSDSASKFNNVENSAQKELLSILKSLWYTDIAKEGEGELSQSVVKNSKTFKGHNSADDNITPVSSSGVDVNSGSGGSGDGSVSGGKDVSPAAERNKSDLKTKTCTSKTDEISKQNQPSIMTNSFEECSKIYTEQNEKYEKNSISSIESAVTNASQRKAKVRSCRNAEHKSKDSNNFEKRSLSRNSKLSQSDITSSSSVTQDIACHVRWNSEEQSNDKHFVKNADNVGNGTQDATHNLQEQHAPGAEGMRPSAKNSINMEDMVHHNKAKDYKEGVSTSKPEEIDETTKTFDNINGIKVSEEIASANTAQEVMAKVKAVPIERKLADPDPAWLLKLLIKLEKQFITHYVDAMNDFKIRWNLEPDGRLDQMIEELRDDVSRRMQGSIEREFRKVQGRAGKKKPSPPQEPQRCESSGQTEQRRRRLKAMYKMETFSPSSKESDHEYSANDFSSLACDENLSSHLKGGDKVDAQDQLEKVCPCDYSTGKYKSPNLAANQKQTKTLVKNFDLKEILRMKMNRPNEQITKQISTDGAEELLNKEIKKSGCNENEALESGYINNEVGQNLGDIKEVDICNDDQGNKSEVGELAKIKSIDGQKTNEDQGDLVYKDESLHQNDKANPQCAECKAGDSEHNNEEASTITMKCKEQNEEDDLISNDTDLETRNDSKLESPNSYSPKMSENNVSETVENNVRDDEVQNLDNNVSEEHVKSDVIKNFHKEVLDMNGALATSGNVINCPQHSGEGALEDSTEENTADNIQGSAKEATSSSSNSAGNKSSQMYPGSTSDEDRKSIGTSAEVSEDEKETRHNSATDPEHKVSMRNQSKKPSCNEFNEDDLDF